From a single Bryobacter aggregatus MPL3 genomic region:
- a CDS encoding ArsR/SmtB family transcription factor — MSGTLLTAIRHPDHISACLLRKKLAYFNISIIIEIVNQEDENERTIRFADMFAAMGTESRLRIMQVLLSAHPAGMVVGEIQSELGISASNLSHHLEKLKNEDLVLVQREGTFLRYTANTAALEAVLSFLYAECCTRNKAIRPEAIVPLCK; from the coding sequence ATGTCCGGAACGCTGCTGACCGCCATTCGTCACCCTGACCATATATCGGCATGCCTTCTCAGAAAGAAGCTTGCCTATTTTAATATTTCAATTATTATAGAAATAGTGAATCAAGAAGATGAAAACGAGCGGACGATCCGCTTCGCCGATATGTTTGCGGCGATGGGCACGGAGTCCCGTCTCCGCATCATGCAAGTTCTTCTCTCGGCCCATCCTGCGGGAATGGTAGTTGGAGAGATTCAATCGGAACTCGGAATCTCGGCCTCAAACCTTTCCCATCATCTGGAGAAGCTGAAGAATGAGGACTTGGTGCTGGTGCAGCGGGAAGGGACTTTTCTTCGTTACACGGCCAATACCGCTGCTCTGGAAGCGGTGTTGTCTTTCCTCTACGCAGAGTGTTGCACCCGTAACAAGGCGATCCGGCCCGAGGCGATTGTCCCGCTCTGTAAGTAG
- a CDS encoding arsenite methyltransferase, giving the protein MNKIDIKAVVQEKYGLAALRSAHGASSCCDPITSNLYDQEQRRQVPEAALLASLGCGNPTALADLQPGETVLDLGSGGGIDVLLSARRVGPTGKAYGLDMTDEMLALANENQRQAGAANVEFLKGEIESIPLPDHSVDVILSNCVINLSADKDRVLQEAFRVLKPGGRFAVADVVTRGEMLPEIRSSMGLWVRCLAGALDENEYAAKLQASGFEEIHIEATRIYRVEEARSFLSGQGLDIDAIALQVDGKFMGAFIRALKPRIVAHD; this is encoded by the coding sequence ATGAACAAGATAGACATCAAGGCAGTAGTGCAAGAGAAGTACGGCCTGGCGGCTCTTCGATCTGCCCATGGAGCATCCTCCTGCTGCGATCCAATCACCAGCAATCTCTACGATCAGGAACAACGCCGGCAAGTGCCCGAAGCGGCGCTTCTTGCCTCGCTTGGTTGTGGCAACCCGACCGCGCTGGCAGACTTGCAGCCCGGAGAGACGGTGCTGGACCTGGGTTCGGGTGGTGGCATCGATGTGTTGCTTTCGGCCCGGCGTGTGGGGCCTACCGGAAAGGCCTATGGCCTGGATATGACAGATGAGATGCTGGCGCTGGCAAACGAGAATCAGCGGCAGGCGGGCGCGGCGAATGTGGAGTTTTTAAAAGGCGAGATCGAGTCCATTCCCCTTCCAGATCACTCCGTGGACGTGATCCTCTCGAACTGTGTGATTAACCTTAGTGCAGACAAGGACCGGGTGCTGCAAGAAGCCTTCCGGGTGCTGAAGCCTGGTGGCCGCTTTGCGGTTGCCGATGTTGTGACCCGTGGGGAGATGTTGCCTGAGATCCGGAGCAGCATGGGGCTGTGGGTGAGATGTCTTGCCGGAGCGCTGGACGAGAACGAGTATGCCGCCAAGCTGCAGGCAAGCGGTTTTGAGGAGATCCACATCGAAGCCACCCGTATCTACCGCGTAGAGGAGGCTCGTAGTTTTCTGAGTGGCCAGGGGTTGGATATTGATGCGATTGCGCTGCAGGTGGACGGAAAGTTTATGGGCGCCTTCATCCGTGCGCTCAAACCCCGTATTGTGGCGCATGATTAG
- the arsB gene encoding ACR3 family arsenite efflux transporter yields MIRAARKQLAFFERYLTLWVTLCMAVGLACGKMLPSVVHSLRGWELGESSQINLPIAILIWLMITPMMMKVDFGAVRDVGRRPAALVVTLIVNWLVKPFSMAFLTWFFFRFVFSSFIAPAEADQYIAGCIILAAAPCTAMVFVWSHLTDGDPAYTLVQVAVNDLLMLVLFVPIVQYLVTGASSLTIPFAVLLDSVLVFIVIPLAAGAVLRRLLIRKRGRDWFEMEQLPRFAPLTMTALLATLVLLFAFQADNITARWFHVLLIAVPITLQVYLNSSLAYGLMRLLRVNYSIAAPGALIGASNFFELAVATAIALFGPESGAALATVVGVLVEVPVMLSVCAVCNQTRHWFPTPLER; encoded by the coding sequence ATGATTAGGGCAGCGCGAAAGCAGCTTGCATTCTTTGAACGCTATCTCACGCTCTGGGTTACGCTGTGCATGGCCGTGGGGCTGGCTTGCGGCAAGATGCTGCCTAGTGTTGTCCACAGTCTGCGCGGCTGGGAACTCGGGGAATCGAGCCAGATCAACCTACCCATCGCGATTCTGATCTGGTTAATGATCACGCCGATGATGATGAAAGTCGACTTTGGCGCGGTTCGCGATGTGGGTCGCAGGCCCGCAGCTTTGGTGGTGACGCTGATCGTCAATTGGCTGGTGAAGCCATTCTCCATGGCTTTTCTCACGTGGTTCTTTTTCCGATTTGTTTTCTCTTCCTTCATTGCGCCCGCAGAAGCGGATCAGTACATTGCGGGCTGCATCATTCTGGCGGCCGCTCCCTGTACTGCGATGGTGTTTGTGTGGAGCCATTTGACGGATGGGGATCCCGCTTACACGCTGGTTCAGGTTGCCGTCAATGACTTGTTGATGCTGGTGTTGTTTGTCCCGATTGTCCAGTATCTGGTGACCGGCGCTTCCTCGCTCACCATTCCCTTTGCCGTCCTGCTTGACTCCGTGCTGGTCTTTATCGTTATTCCCTTGGCCGCAGGCGCCGTGCTGCGACGCCTTCTGATTCGCAAGCGCGGGCGGGACTGGTTTGAAATGGAGCAACTGCCGCGTTTTGCGCCTCTGACGATGACGGCCCTGCTGGCGACCTTGGTGCTGTTGTTTGCCTTTCAGGCAGACAACATCACCGCACGGTGGTTCCACGTTCTTTTGATTGCTGTGCCGATCACCTTGCAGGTCTATCTGAACTCTTCGCTTGCCTATGGGCTGATGCGGCTGCTGCGAGTGAATTACTCTATTGCGGCGCCAGGCGCACTGATCGGCGCTAGCAACTTCTTTGAACTGGCCGTTGCAACTGCGATTGCTTTGTTCGGACCGGAGTCCGGCGCGGCGCTGGCAACCGTGGTTGGCGTGCTGGTTGAGGTTCCGGTGATGCTCTCGGTTTGTGCCGTGTGCAATCAGACCCGTCATTGGTTTCCAACTCCACTTGAAAGGTAA
- a CDS encoding arsenate reductase ArsC has product MSPKSILILCTGNSARSQMAEGILRQEAKGRLEVHSAGTKPSIVRPEAIAVLREIGIDISGHRSKSVDQFAGTALDLVITVCDNAEESCPVFPVATQRLHWPFEDPTAVEGSEEERMAAFRKVRDQIRRKILLYLGEG; this is encoded by the coding sequence ATGTCCCCCAAGAGCATACTCATTCTTTGTACCGGGAACTCCGCCAGAAGCCAGATGGCAGAAGGCATTCTCCGGCAGGAGGCGAAGGGCCGATTGGAAGTCCATTCCGCCGGCACCAAGCCCAGCATTGTTCGCCCTGAGGCGATTGCCGTCCTGCGCGAGATCGGGATCGACATTTCCGGCCATCGCTCGAAGTCTGTCGATCAATTTGCCGGAACAGCGCTCGATCTCGTGATCACGGTTTGCGACAACGCGGAAGAGTCCTGTCCTGTCTTTCCCGTCGCCACGCAGCGGCTCCATTGGCCCTTTGAGGACCCGACTGCTGTCGAAGGGTCGGAAGAAGAACGAATGGCCGCATTCCGCAAGGTGCGCGATCAGATTCGCCGGAAGATCCTGCTGTACTTAGGCGAAGGTTAG
- a CDS encoding efflux RND transporter permease subunit produces MRTLVATALRLRWVVVALSILLLLVGWQVIQKAPLDVFPEFSPILVEVQTEAPGLSTTEVESLITTPIENALNGVKGMKTMRSKSVLGLSSVVLIFGPDTELMADRQLVQERLLTLSGQLPILAKTPVILSPLSSTSRVMKIGVWSGKLSQTEMTTLIRWTVRPRLMSVPGVANVAIWGQRDRQVQVLVDPDRLRDYKLSLAEIIRVTQDATMPAAGGFVETANQRLSVTHMPAVHSAEDLKEVPVAFRNGAPLLLGRVANVTEGHQAPIGDAVINDQPGLLLIVEKQLGANTLEVTRNVEKAVAQLGPGLQGVQLDTSIFRPATFIEMSLENLKQALIWGCILVAAILILFLFEWRTAAISLTAIPLSLITAALVLHWRGATLNTMVIAGLAIALGEVVDDAIIDVENVLRRLRMNHDSGNPQPAWKVVLEASLEVRSAVVYATIIVVLVFLPVFFLDGLAGTFFRPLALSYILAVLASLAIALTVTPALCLLLLPKFGQTTGGHKETALVRGIKSVYRRLLPPLLARPKTIIVSLVCIFLTTGFAVTRLGEEFLPHFQEYDFLMHWVEKPGTSLSAMQRITARVSRELRAIPGVRNFGSHIGRAEVADEVVGPNFTELWISLDPKVPYAPTVAKIQEVVDGYPGLYRDLLTYLKERIKEVLSGGSGAIVVRLYGPNLEVLRQKAAEVSGTIAKIDGIANLIVEPQVDVPQIEIRVRPEAAQRFGLTAGDVRRAAMTLIRGTKVGEIYEDQRIFDVSVWTEEATRNDIASLGKLWIDAPLGAKIPLEDVAELRIAPTPNLIQHENASRKIDVSCNVKGRDLGSVAREIEQRVHALPFEPGYHPELLGEYAARQAGQQRLFALSGLSLLGILIVLYTDFRSPRLAGLVFVSLPFALVGGVACVLATGGVLSLGSLVGFVTVLGIAARNGVMMVSHYRHLQEQEGESFGPHMILRGAEERLVPILMTAAATALALLPIVLGGNKPGHEIEHPMAVVILGGLATSTLLNLFVLPVLSLRFGHFQQEPNA; encoded by the coding sequence TTGAGAACCCTCGTTGCAACCGCGCTTCGCCTGCGTTGGGTGGTGGTGGCATTGTCCATCCTGCTACTCCTCGTTGGCTGGCAGGTGATCCAGAAAGCGCCGCTCGATGTTTTCCCTGAGTTCTCGCCCATCCTCGTGGAGGTGCAGACAGAGGCGCCCGGGCTCTCCACCACCGAAGTCGAGTCGCTCATCACCACTCCGATTGAGAACGCGCTCAACGGGGTGAAGGGGATGAAGACGATGCGCTCGAAGTCCGTGCTCGGCCTGTCCTCAGTGGTGCTGATCTTCGGGCCCGACACTGAACTGATGGCAGACCGGCAACTCGTGCAAGAGCGCTTGCTCACCTTGAGCGGTCAACTCCCGATCCTCGCCAAGACTCCCGTCATCCTCTCCCCGCTCTCCTCCACCAGCCGTGTGATGAAGATCGGCGTATGGTCCGGCAAACTCTCCCAAACTGAAATGACCACGCTCATCCGGTGGACCGTGCGCCCCCGGCTGATGTCCGTGCCTGGCGTCGCCAACGTCGCCATCTGGGGCCAGCGGGACCGGCAAGTCCAGGTGCTGGTCGACCCAGACCGTTTGCGCGATTACAAGCTCAGTCTCGCCGAAATCATTCGCGTCACCCAGGACGCCACCATGCCCGCAGCCGGTGGCTTTGTCGAGACGGCAAACCAGCGGCTCTCTGTCACCCACATGCCCGCCGTGCACTCGGCCGAGGACCTCAAGGAAGTGCCTGTTGCCTTCCGCAATGGAGCGCCCCTGCTGCTCGGCCGCGTGGCAAATGTCACCGAAGGGCACCAGGCCCCAATTGGCGATGCAGTGATCAACGACCAGCCAGGTCTGCTCCTCATCGTCGAAAAGCAACTGGGAGCGAACACGCTCGAGGTCACCCGCAATGTCGAGAAGGCGGTCGCGCAACTGGGCCCCGGCCTGCAAGGCGTGCAACTCGACACCAGCATCTTCCGCCCCGCCACCTTCATCGAGATGTCGCTTGAGAACCTGAAGCAGGCGCTGATCTGGGGCTGCATTCTGGTAGCTGCCATTCTGATTCTGTTCCTGTTTGAATGGCGCACGGCGGCCATCAGCCTCACCGCCATTCCGCTCTCGCTTATCACAGCGGCGCTGGTCCTCCATTGGCGTGGCGCCACCCTGAATACGATGGTGATTGCCGGGCTGGCCATCGCATTGGGCGAAGTAGTGGACGATGCAATCATCGATGTCGAAAACGTCCTGCGCCGCTTGCGCATGAATCACGATTCCGGCAATCCACAACCTGCATGGAAAGTGGTCCTGGAGGCGTCGCTTGAGGTGCGCAGCGCGGTGGTCTACGCCACCATCATTGTCGTACTCGTCTTCCTGCCCGTCTTCTTCCTCGACGGCCTGGCCGGCACTTTCTTCCGGCCGCTCGCTTTATCCTACATCCTCGCCGTCCTTGCTTCGCTGGCCATTGCCCTCACCGTCACACCGGCGCTTTGCCTGCTCCTGCTGCCAAAGTTTGGACAGACGACCGGAGGCCACAAGGAGACCGCGCTCGTGCGAGGAATCAAGAGCGTCTATCGCCGACTGCTGCCGCCGCTTCTCGCACGCCCCAAGACGATCATCGTTAGCCTTGTCTGTATTTTCCTGACGACAGGCTTTGCCGTCACTCGATTGGGAGAGGAGTTTCTGCCGCATTTTCAGGAGTACGACTTCCTGATGCACTGGGTGGAGAAGCCGGGCACTTCACTGTCCGCCATGCAGCGCATCACGGCCCGGGTCAGCCGCGAGTTGCGTGCCATTCCCGGAGTGCGCAATTTCGGCTCGCACATTGGACGGGCTGAGGTGGCCGATGAAGTAGTGGGGCCAAACTTCACGGAACTCTGGATCAGTCTCGACCCCAAGGTGCCCTACGCGCCGACGGTGGCCAAGATCCAGGAAGTGGTCGACGGCTATCCCGGGCTCTACCGCGATCTATTGACTTACCTGAAGGAGCGAATCAAGGAGGTGCTGTCCGGAGGCAGCGGCGCCATCGTCGTCCGTCTCTACGGACCCAATCTTGAAGTCCTCCGGCAGAAGGCGGCAGAGGTCAGCGGAACCATTGCAAAGATCGACGGCATCGCGAATCTGATTGTCGAGCCGCAAGTGGATGTGCCGCAGATTGAGATCCGCGTGCGTCCCGAAGCGGCGCAGCGCTTCGGGCTCACCGCCGGCGATGTCCGCCGCGCGGCCATGACCTTGATCCGTGGCACAAAGGTCGGCGAGATCTATGAAGACCAGCGCATCTTCGATGTCTCCGTCTGGACGGAGGAAGCCACGCGCAACGATATCGCTAGCCTGGGGAAACTGTGGATCGATGCGCCCTTGGGCGCGAAGATTCCGCTCGAGGATGTCGCAGAACTGCGCATCGCCCCCACACCGAATCTGATCCAGCATGAGAATGCAAGCCGCAAGATCGACGTCTCCTGCAATGTGAAGGGACGCGATCTCGGCAGTGTCGCAAGAGAGATCGAACAACGCGTCCACGCGCTGCCTTTTGAGCCGGGCTACCATCCCGAACTGCTCGGCGAATATGCGGCGCGCCAAGCCGGCCAGCAACGGCTCTTCGCACTCTCCGGCCTGTCGCTGCTGGGCATTTTGATTGTGCTTTATACGGACTTCCGGTCGCCGCGCCTGGCCGGGCTGGTCTTCGTCAGCCTGCCCTTTGCGCTGGTGGGCGGTGTTGCCTGCGTCCTCGCAACGGGCGGTGTGCTATCGCTCGGATCACTGGTAGGATTCGTCACCGTGCTGGGAATCGCCGCGCGCAACGGCGTCATGATGGTGAGCCACTACCGCCATCTCCAGGAGCAGGAAGGCGAATCCTTCGGGCCGCATATGATCCTGCGTGGCGCCGAGGAGCGGCTGGTGCCCATTCTGATGACGGCTGCGGCAACGGCGCTGGCATTGCTTCCGATCGTGCTTGGTGGCAACAAGCCCGGTCATGAGATCGAACACCCCATGGCGGTTGTGATTCTGGGGGGCCTCGCCACCTCGACACTGCTCAATCTCTTTGTGCTTCCAGTGTTAAGCCTGCGCTTTGGCCACTTCCAGCAGGAGCCGAATGCCTAA
- a CDS encoding efflux RND transporter periplasmic adaptor subunit, with product MSTLHHLLVFSLLALAACNSAPAPEKKAAVVPAKVDNRVAESHLTQITLSPEAESRLGITVAEVAERSASRHLTIAGEVMPIPGKTLLVTAPASGAVTLVRKGLMVGQFVKSGEVLFRLTPMLAPQRDLKTTYESDLQSAKARLDTATQQLERARQLLSDLAGSKRNVEIADQEFGQAKANFDAAALRLKRLESHPLEADVEMSVVAPSDGVLRQLLAAEGQNVAAGTVLFEVADFRNVWLRVPVYAADLKDLARANLVEIREMDGAGTIRKARLASAPPSADPLAVTADLYFELPNSDLMLRPGHRLSVSLPLQSQTRKGLAAPASSLIYDSYGGTWVYVQAGPQLYRRQRVDLIETAGSTVYFARGVSAGMRVVTAGAAELFGTEFGAGH from the coding sequence ATGAGCACTCTCCATCACTTACTCGTTTTTAGTCTGCTGGCCCTTGCCGCTTGCAACTCTGCACCGGCGCCCGAGAAGAAGGCAGCGGTAGTACCAGCCAAGGTGGACAACCGCGTGGCGGAGAGCCATCTGACCCAGATCACGCTGTCACCAGAAGCCGAAAGCCGTCTGGGCATCACAGTCGCCGAAGTCGCGGAACGCAGCGCCTCCAGGCACCTGACCATCGCCGGAGAAGTGATGCCCATCCCTGGCAAGACACTGCTCGTAACGGCGCCCGCCTCAGGCGCAGTTACACTTGTGCGCAAGGGCCTGATGGTGGGCCAGTTTGTCAAAAGCGGGGAAGTGCTCTTTCGTCTGACGCCGATGCTCGCCCCCCAACGCGACCTCAAAACAACTTATGAATCCGATCTGCAATCTGCCAAGGCCAGGCTGGACACCGCCACCCAGCAACTAGAGCGGGCCCGGCAGTTGCTCAGCGATCTGGCTGGCAGCAAACGCAATGTGGAGATTGCCGATCAGGAGTTTGGACAGGCCAAGGCCAACTTCGACGCAGCAGCCCTCCGCCTGAAGCGGCTCGAAAGCCATCCGCTCGAGGCCGACGTCGAGATGAGCGTCGTTGCGCCTTCCGATGGAGTGTTACGCCAGTTGCTTGCCGCCGAGGGCCAAAACGTCGCTGCTGGAACCGTCCTCTTTGAAGTGGCGGACTTCCGCAATGTGTGGCTGCGAGTTCCCGTCTACGCCGCAGACCTGAAGGATCTCGCGCGCGCCAACCTCGTTGAGATCCGGGAAATGGACGGCGCCGGAACCATACGCAAGGCGCGTCTCGCATCGGCGCCTCCCAGTGCCGACCCGCTAGCCGTAACGGCCGATCTCTACTTTGAGCTTCCCAACTCCGATCTGATGCTGCGCCCCGGGCACAGGCTTTCTGTCTCCTTGCCCCTGCAATCGCAAACTCGAAAGGGCCTGGCCGCCCCGGCCTCGTCCCTCATCTATGACAGCTATGGCGGCACCTGGGTGTACGTGCAAGCAGGCCCGCAACTCTATCGCCGCCAGCGTGTGGATCTGATTGAGACCGCCGGGAGCACAGTCTACTTTGCAAGGGGCGTGAGCGCCGGGATGAGGGTGGTGACGGCAGGGGCTGCCGAATTGTTTGGAACAGAATTTGGAGCAGGACATTGA
- a CDS encoding TolC family protein: MPWRPLHFAIFLVSAGLVGCASRLAPATATATQAGIQSRTQLPLPPENKGGDAIQFPPGIQAEQPLSSDDAAAIALWNQPQLRADLASLGIARGDLIDAGLLRNPRLDMLLPVGPKPFELILNLPIEVLWQRKRRVAASQKAYDQLAQSLIQNGLNTVRDARLAHADLALAIAREKAGQQSVTLRERIASLTEARLKAGDISDLEAMAARSDAASVREQLLRLQHDVALATERLRMALGLALHRSAITITIAPIDEAPPPQASELVGKALEARPDLRAAEIAIAAAAERARWQRSQLGLVAAQLSSKGVGTNGILTGPGLSAELPIFHQNQGLRARADAEVAVASRQYLAIKQRVAFEVYESRELLVQAQDALHRLRQEVLPPLQKTVALAEEQYQKGDVAYLFVLEQSRGLIDAELRLADAEVALRRAQALLDRNVGTK; encoded by the coding sequence ATGCCATGGCGTCCTCTTCATTTCGCAATCTTCCTGGTTAGCGCTGGACTTGTCGGTTGCGCAAGCCGTCTTGCACCAGCGACAGCAACCGCGACGCAGGCCGGCATTCAGTCCCGCACGCAACTGCCGCTCCCTCCTGAGAACAAAGGCGGCGATGCGATTCAGTTTCCTCCTGGAATCCAGGCCGAGCAGCCACTCTCCTCCGATGACGCGGCGGCAATCGCATTGTGGAACCAACCGCAGTTGCGAGCCGATCTTGCCAGCCTGGGCATTGCCCGTGGCGATCTGATCGATGCCGGACTGCTGCGCAACCCCAGGCTCGACATGCTGCTGCCTGTGGGCCCCAAGCCTTTTGAGCTGATTCTCAATCTGCCGATCGAAGTGCTCTGGCAGCGGAAGCGCCGCGTGGCGGCCTCCCAGAAGGCTTATGACCAGTTGGCCCAAAGCCTGATTCAGAACGGACTCAACACCGTCCGCGATGCACGCCTCGCGCATGCGGACCTTGCGCTGGCCATTGCACGAGAGAAGGCTGGTCAGCAATCCGTCACCTTACGCGAGCGGATTGCAAGCCTGACCGAGGCGCGATTGAAGGCTGGCGACATTAGCGACCTGGAGGCGATGGCCGCCCGCAGCGATGCGGCCTCTGTGCGCGAGCAATTGCTGCGGCTGCAACACGATGTCGCACTGGCCACCGAGCGGCTGCGGATGGCGCTGGGCCTTGCACTGCACAGGAGCGCTATCACGATCACCATAGCGCCCATCGACGAGGCTCCGCCGCCACAGGCCAGCGAACTGGTGGGCAAGGCCTTAGAGGCCAGGCCAGACCTGCGCGCAGCGGAGATTGCGATTGCGGCCGCAGCCGAGAGAGCCCGTTGGCAACGCTCGCAGCTTGGTTTGGTCGCGGCGCAGCTCAGCTCAAAGGGCGTTGGCACGAACGGAATTCTCACCGGCCCCGGACTCAGCGCAGAGCTGCCCATCTTCCATCAGAACCAAGGTCTGCGTGCCCGCGCCGATGCGGAAGTCGCAGTCGCCTCACGCCAGTATCTGGCGATCAAGCAACGCGTGGCGTTCGAAGTCTATGAGTCGCGCGAGCTGCTCGTACAGGCCCAAGACGCACTCCATCGCCTGCGCCAGGAAGTTCTACCGCCTCTGCAAAAGACCGTCGCATTGGCCGAAGAGCAATACCAAAAAGGCGATGTCGCCTATCTCTTCGTACTCGAACAATCGCGCGGCCTGATCGATGCAGAACTACGACTCGCCGATGCCGAAGTAGCCCTCAGGCGGGCCCAAGCCCTCCTCGACCGGAATGTAGGAACCAAATGA
- a CDS encoding response regulator transcription factor, with product MRVLVVEDDVDMGPVLEQALREEGDSVVLAKDGVTGFELAKTNDFDVILLDVMLPGLDGFGVVHRLREQGCHTPVLMLTARDTIRDIVHGLNSGADDYLTKPFALEVLLARLRAVARRGGSPQKLVLRIADLTLNTASREVSRGNRAIELTRTEYGILEMLLRNSGRIVSRDQLIEAVWGYDAEIENATLDTFVHLLRRKVDPPGESKLIHTSRGVGYSIRVEH from the coding sequence ATGCGGGTTCTCGTGGTGGAAGACGATGTGGATATGGGGCCGGTTCTCGAGCAGGCGCTGCGCGAAGAAGGCGATTCGGTGGTTCTTGCAAAAGATGGAGTGACCGGCTTTGAGCTTGCCAAGACGAATGACTTCGATGTCATTTTGCTTGATGTCATGCTGCCGGGGTTGGATGGCTTTGGCGTTGTCCACCGCCTGCGCGAGCAGGGTTGCCACACGCCGGTTCTGATGTTGACCGCGCGCGACACCATTCGCGACATCGTTCATGGGTTGAACTCCGGGGCCGACGATTATCTGACCAAGCCCTTTGCGCTTGAGGTTCTGCTGGCGAGGTTGCGCGCGGTGGCCCGTCGCGGTGGCTCGCCCCAGAAACTGGTCTTGCGCATCGCCGATCTGACGTTGAACACGGCTTCGCGCGAAGTGAGTCGCGGCAATCGGGCGATTGAGCTGACGCGCACGGAGTATGGAATTCTGGAGATGCTGCTGCGGAACAGTGGCCGCATTGTCTCCCGCGACCAACTCATTGAGGCGGTCTGGGGTTATGACGCTGAGATTGAGAATGCGACGCTCGACACCTTCGTGCATCTGCTTCGCCGCAAAGTCGATCCGCCGGGCGAATCGAAACTCATCCACACCAGCCGCGGCGTGGGCTACTCAATCCGCGTGGAGCATTGA
- a CDS encoding sensor histidine kinase, with protein MFPIRIRLTLIFGGLLFFALVLSGVAVITLLRQRLTAHLAESLDHRLRGVENFLVRETTAATADRIPLELAEYASTQPEGHLIEVRNEDGQLLLHGDPVPAPALVRERSFRLYGRSLQTRAAASTVPIEESVQEVTTLLAWSSPLLLVLIGLTGYWISRGSLRPVDAMTSSARSIGAGNLSGRLVVPRPRDELSRLAEAWNEMLGRLEESFSRMRRFTEDAAHELRTPLSALRATVELSLRKRRELEEYRQTLESVLRIAERLNLLTESLLAVARSEDAPDSIAPVNLAALLRGLATELEPLFTDQKIAFHIDVPQASADLYGDADALRHLVAALLENALKYTGPGGTVRLRLQEAGAYWSVAVIDTGCGIPENALPRIFDRFYRVDPSRDRASGGYGLGLAIAQQIARSHAGRIEVSSVLGQGSCFSLLLPRDPASLAPAVY; from the coding sequence ATGTTTCCCATTCGCATCCGGCTGACTCTGATCTTCGGAGGCCTGCTATTTTTCGCGCTAGTGCTATCGGGAGTTGCGGTGATCACGCTCTTGAGACAGCGGCTGACGGCGCATCTTGCGGAGTCGCTCGATCATCGATTGCGGGGTGTCGAGAATTTTCTTGTGCGCGAAACCACAGCGGCGACGGCAGATCGCATTCCTCTCGAATTGGCGGAGTATGCCTCGACACAGCCCGAAGGTCATCTGATTGAAGTCCGCAATGAAGACGGCCAACTGCTGCTGCATGGCGACCCCGTTCCTGCGCCTGCGCTGGTGCGGGAGCGATCCTTCCGTTTGTACGGCCGGTCCTTACAGACGCGGGCGGCCGCGTCCACGGTGCCGATTGAGGAATCGGTGCAGGAAGTGACGACGCTGCTCGCCTGGTCGTCACCGTTGCTGTTGGTGCTGATTGGACTGACGGGTTACTGGATCAGCCGGGGATCGCTACGGCCGGTGGATGCGATGACGAGTTCTGCGCGTTCGATCGGCGCCGGCAATCTGAGTGGGCGGCTTGTGGTGCCCAGGCCGCGCGATGAACTCAGCCGGCTGGCTGAGGCCTGGAACGAAATGCTGGGGCGACTGGAGGAATCTTTCTCCCGGATGCGCCGCTTTACCGAGGATGCGGCTCATGAGCTGCGCACGCCACTGAGCGCCTTGCGGGCAACAGTGGAACTGTCGCTACGCAAGCGCCGCGAGCTGGAAGAGTACCGGCAGACGCTTGAGTCTGTACTGCGGATTGCGGAACGTCTGAATCTTCTGACGGAAAGCCTGCTTGCAGTGGCGCGCAGTGAAGATGCGCCTGATAGTATTGCTCCGGTGAATCTGGCCGCGCTGCTGCGAGGACTTGCAACAGAGCTTGAGCCGTTGTTTACCGATCAGAAGATTGCGTTCCACATCGATGTGCCGCAAGCCTCCGCCGATCTCTATGGAGACGCGGATGCGCTGCGCCACTTGGTTGCGGCCCTGTTAGAGAATGCGCTGAAGTATACCGGGCCCGGTGGCACGGTAAGGCTGCGATTGCAGGAAGCTGGCGCGTACTGGAGCGTTGCTGTAATCGATACGGGGTGCGGCATTCCGGAGAATGCGCTGCCGCGCATTTTCGATCGCTTCTATCGCGTCGATCCGTCGCGGGACCGCGCCAGTGGCGGCTATGGCTTGGGCCTGGCGATCGCGCAGCAGATCGCGCGGTCTCATGCGGGCCGGATTGAAGTATCGAGTGTGCTGGGCCAAGGAAGTTGCTTCTCGTTGCTCTTGCCTCGCGATCCGGCCTCCCTTGCTCCTGCTGTATATTAG